The bacterium genome includes a region encoding these proteins:
- a CDS encoding ShlB/FhaC/HecB family hemolysin secretion/activation protein, translating into MKYPPTQRWLASFALFLLLLAPDTGWAAASRSVRGEHSATQGPLYLVSAIRVEYAQAHPLHPPLAEIRETQLGFGNAGDGYVGARRGGRNIFVEISEIERHAPMQIYATGLRELNEQIVREFERRGLIGVFVSPHPEDIDPDTGEDRRERGQTELRIVVHTGRVAGLRAFARGPKSGAVEPVDAPAHRRIKESSPLQPVGAGQRDQGDLLSRTQLDDYLASASRYPGRRVDVSMTPARQHGGVFVDYLVAEERPWTLYSQWSNTGTEQTTESRQRFGFSHSQFTGHDDVLRFDYVTGDFDDVHAAFGSYEIGVPLSMRLRLKAGWSDYSASQYAFAGEKFEGTQWNAGAELVRNVYQRRKLFVDLVGGLRWMDIEVSNIASPKGEETFLVPSLALEVERYADTSALSASLGFEANLSSLAGTSSREDELFLLGRSQVDDDWRLLRWSGNYTFYLEPWFNGEAWRYDRTSSSSTLAHEIALRTRGQYAFDTRLIPQSEFVLGGFHSVRGYPQSTISADSGMLMSAEYRYHWPRSLRPEPPRDYPVIGAFRVAPQRVYGRPDWDLVLRGFFDWGYVTFSDSLVGEDDETLASLGIGIELILRRNLSLRLDYGIAQSAVRRVDSGNSETHVQATLRY; encoded by the coding sequence TTGAAATACCCCCCCACCCAGCGATGGCTGGCCTCGTTCGCGCTGTTTTTGCTCTTGCTTGCTCCCGACACGGGGTGGGCGGCCGCAAGCCGCAGCGTTCGAGGTGAGCACTCCGCCACCCAGGGTCCGCTCTATCTCGTCAGTGCGATCCGGGTCGAGTACGCACAGGCTCACCCGTTGCATCCACCACTCGCCGAGATTCGCGAGACGCAACTCGGCTTCGGGAATGCGGGGGATGGCTACGTCGGCGCCCGCCGCGGCGGTCGGAACATCTTCGTGGAGATCTCCGAGATTGAGCGTCACGCGCCAATGCAGATCTACGCGACCGGATTGCGCGAACTCAACGAACAGATCGTGCGCGAGTTCGAGCGCCGGGGTCTGATCGGCGTCTTCGTTTCACCTCATCCGGAGGACATCGACCCGGACACTGGAGAAGATCGGCGCGAGCGGGGACAGACCGAGTTGCGGATCGTCGTGCATACGGGACGGGTCGCGGGCCTGCGCGCTTTCGCGAGGGGGCCGAAGAGCGGTGCCGTGGAGCCTGTCGACGCACCGGCCCACCGCCGAATCAAGGAATCATCTCCACTACAACCCGTGGGCGCGGGCCAGCGCGATCAGGGCGATCTCCTGTCGCGAACACAACTCGACGACTACCTGGCCAGCGCCAGTCGTTATCCGGGACGTCGTGTCGATGTCTCGATGACTCCCGCTCGCCAACACGGTGGGGTATTCGTGGACTATCTGGTCGCCGAGGAGCGCCCCTGGACGCTGTACAGCCAGTGGTCGAATACCGGAACCGAGCAGACGACGGAGTCTCGCCAGCGTTTCGGTTTTTCTCACTCGCAGTTCACAGGGCACGACGACGTGCTGCGCTTCGACTACGTGACCGGCGACTTCGACGACGTGCACGCCGCGTTCGGGTCCTACGAGATCGGTGTTCCGCTGAGCATGCGTCTGCGTCTGAAGGCCGGTTGGAGCGACTACAGTGCATCCCAGTACGCGTTTGCGGGCGAGAAATTCGAAGGTACGCAGTGGAACGCGGGCGCAGAACTCGTGCGCAACGTATACCAGCGGCGGAAACTCTTCGTCGATCTGGTTGGCGGTCTGCGCTGGATGGACATCGAGGTTTCGAACATCGCGAGTCCCAAGGGGGAGGAAACGTTTCTCGTGCCTTCGCTGGCTCTCGAAGTCGAACGCTACGCCGATACTTCGGCGTTGAGCGCATCGCTGGGCTTCGAAGCAAACCTGTCTTCGCTCGCCGGTACCTCTTCGCGAGAAGACGAGCTCTTTCTGTTGGGGCGGTCGCAGGTCGACGACGACTGGCGCCTGCTGCGCTGGAGCGGCAACTACACGTTCTACCTCGAACCCTGGTTCAATGGCGAGGCCTGGCGCTACGACCGTACCTCCAGCAGTTCGACCCTGGCGCACGAGATCGCACTGCGCACGCGCGGTCAGTACGCTTTCGACACGCGCCTGATTCCGCAGTCCGAATTCGTGCTCGGTGGTTTCCACAGTGTACGCGGCTACCCGCAGTCGACGATCTCCGCGGACAGCGGAATGTTGATGTCAGCTGAATATCGCTACCACTGGCCGCGAAGCTTGCGTCCCGAACCTCCGCGCGACTATCCGGTCATTGGCGCGTTCCGTGTCGCGCCGCAGCGCGTGTACGGGCGCCCGGACTGGGATCTGGTTCTGCGCGGCTTCTTCGACTGGGGATACGTCACGTTCAGTGACTCATTGGTCGGCGAAGATGACGAGACGCTGGCGTCACTTGGCATCGGCATTGAACTGATCCTGCGTCGCAACCTGAGCCTGCGCCTGGACTACGGGATCGCCCAATCCGCAGTGCGTCGCGTCGACAGCGGCAATTCTGAAACTCACGTCCAGGCGACCCTCCGGTACTGA